In Desulfobotulus pelophilus, a single genomic region encodes these proteins:
- a CDS encoding type II toxin-antitoxin system VapC family toxin, with translation MIPNRILDIFLADPVWAEWSEASLFENAQQTPLYINPIIYSEISIGFNKIKELEVAVSKSGFKMLEIPKKALFLAGKAFLKYRKQKGTKKSPLPDFFIGAQAAVLDLALITRDKNRYPTYFPKIKIISPE, from the coding sequence TTGATTCCAAATAGAATCCTGGATATTTTTCTCGCTGATCCTGTTTGGGCTGAATGGTCAGAGGCCTCTCTTTTTGAAAATGCCCAACAGACTCCTTTATACATTAACCCCATCATATATTCTGAAATTTCCATTGGATTCAATAAGATTAAGGAATTGGAAGTTGCTGTTTCAAAAAGCGGATTTAAAATGTTAGAAATTCCAAAGAAAGCCCTTTTCCTTGCTGGTAAAGCTTTTCTCAAATATCGAAAGCAGAAAGGTACAAAGAAGTCTCCATTGCCGGATTTTTTTATCGGGGCACAAGCCGCTGTACTAGATCTTGCGTTAATCACACGAGATAAAAACAGGTACCCAACCTACTTCCCAAAGATTAAAATCATTTCTCCTGAATAA
- the feoB gene encoding ferrous iron transport protein B, which produces MSSTANPIMIGLAGQQNAGKSTMFNMLTGANQHIANYPGVTVDKKVGSYRDKEGRVEVVDLPGTYSLTSFSLEERVARDFLLQEKPEVIVNVIDASSLRRGLYFTFQLLEMSFPVVMALNMVDVAEANGHKIDAFRLSEKLGIPVVPTVGRKSKGRAELKQAIRQTAGTRPAPLPIQYGPLEKPLSAILDLLKESESLGQKVPLRWLAIKLMEEDNEGIRLLKEYHKDAGRVLDTVRDLIAAFRKDTNLSPGDHVVACRDQLAVAIVDECVEITGKDRIRFSEKIDRVLLHRGLAPLFLVFTVYMIYELSIVQGYKLTAITWPVLAWVRGTLAGFLPDPGMLNDTILRSLPLWMIDSVNTLLNYVPIFLILFALIAILEDSGYMARIAFILDRIFQSFGLHGQSTLPFILGGVFTGGCAVPGIMATKGIPDERSRMATILTVPYMNCLAKIPLYALLVNIYFAAHQSWVMLFISTITIIMAMIVAKLLTMTILRGQETAPFVMEMPNYHMPTLMGVLRRAFDRTWVYIKKVGTIVVAVAVCVYVLLQFPGVPEERMADYEVRMGIALADFRENIQGTDFAPMLQEDQAILDLLNIATTYREAKMAASSQEASQTVDERYEALHPELFPLLRARTGETRAISRSLRTLTAERGDIRAAIREDTIVYSYFGKVGRALEPVTQFAGFDWKINVALISSFAARESSVATLGVLFQQGADENIALEERMSRESDAFGTTPLHALALMIFFALYPPCLAATIMIKVQTGSYKWMVFSIIFPTLFGLAIASGVFTIGSALNLSGLQAMAGFYVVALGTALLLSFVRDPAWKAEQMASSGIKGA; this is translated from the coding sequence ATGTCCTCCACCGCAAATCCCATAATGATCGGTCTTGCCGGGCAGCAGAATGCCGGAAAGTCCACCATGTTCAATATGCTGACAGGCGCCAACCAGCATATTGCCAATTATCCAGGTGTCACTGTTGACAAAAAGGTTGGAAGTTACCGGGATAAAGAGGGCAGGGTGGAGGTTGTGGATCTGCCGGGAACCTACAGTCTTACCTCTTTTTCTCTGGAAGAGAGGGTTGCCCGTGATTTCCTGCTCCAGGAAAAACCGGAAGTCATAGTAAATGTAATTGACGCTTCCAGCCTGAGAAGGGGTCTTTACTTTACCTTCCAGCTTCTGGAAATGTCTTTTCCTGTGGTAATGGCCCTGAACATGGTGGATGTAGCCGAAGCTAACGGCCATAAGATTGATGCTTTCCGACTTTCTGAAAAACTGGGTATCCCTGTGGTTCCCACCGTTGGGAGAAAAAGCAAAGGCAGGGCAGAGCTGAAACAGGCCATACGACAGACCGCCGGTACACGCCCGGCTCCGCTTCCCATCCAGTATGGCCCTCTTGAAAAGCCCCTGTCTGCCATACTGGACCTGCTGAAAGAATCGGAAAGTCTGGGACAAAAAGTTCCCCTGCGCTGGCTGGCCATAAAGCTCATGGAAGAAGACAATGAAGGTATCCGTCTTCTGAAGGAATACCATAAGGATGCGGGCAGGGTACTGGACACCGTGCGGGATCTCATTGCCGCTTTCCGGAAAGACACCAATCTTTCTCCAGGAGACCATGTTGTCGCGTGCAGGGATCAGCTTGCCGTTGCCATTGTGGATGAATGCGTTGAAATTACAGGAAAAGACAGGATACGGTTCTCGGAAAAGATAGACAGGGTTCTTCTGCACAGGGGCCTTGCACCTCTTTTTCTGGTCTTTACCGTGTACATGATCTACGAACTGTCCATAGTGCAGGGCTACAAACTGACAGCCATCACCTGGCCCGTTCTGGCATGGGTCCGTGGGACACTGGCAGGTTTTCTGCCCGACCCGGGTATGCTCAATGATACCATACTGCGCTCCCTCCCCCTGTGGATGATCGACAGTGTGAATACCCTGCTGAATTACGTGCCCATATTCCTCATTCTGTTTGCTCTCATTGCCATACTGGAAGATTCCGGATATATGGCCCGCATCGCCTTTATTCTGGATCGGATTTTCCAGAGTTTCGGCCTGCACGGCCAGTCTACCCTCCCCTTCATTCTTGGGGGAGTTTTCACAGGTGGATGTGCCGTTCCCGGTATCATGGCCACAAAGGGAATTCCGGATGAACGGTCCCGTATGGCTACCATACTCACCGTTCCCTACATGAACTGCCTAGCAAAAATTCCTCTGTATGCCCTTTTGGTCAATATCTACTTTGCGGCTCATCAGTCCTGGGTAATGCTCTTTATTTCCACCATCACCATCATCATGGCCATGATCGTGGCCAAGCTGCTCACCATGACCATCCTGAGGGGCCAGGAAACAGCGCCCTTTGTCATGGAAATGCCCAACTACCATATGCCTACCCTCATGGGTGTACTGCGCAGAGCCTTTGACCGCACATGGGTATATATCAAAAAAGTGGGTACCATTGTTGTGGCTGTTGCGGTCTGTGTGTATGTACTGCTGCAATTCCCCGGAGTTCCCGAAGAACGCATGGCTGACTACGAGGTCAGAATGGGGATTGCACTCGCAGACTTCAGGGAAAACATTCAGGGAACGGATTTTGCTCCGATGCTGCAGGAGGATCAGGCAATACTGGATCTTCTCAATATCGCCACCACCTACCGTGAAGCCAAAATGGCAGCCTCTTCCCAGGAAGCTTCCCAGACTGTGGATGAACGCTACGAAGCATTGCATCCGGAACTTTTTCCCCTCCTGAGAGCCAGAACCGGAGAAACCAGGGCCATCAGCCGCTCCTTACGGACCCTGACTGCGGAACGGGGCGACATCCGGGCCGCCATCAGAGAAGACACCATTGTGTACAGCTATTTTGGCAAAGTAGGCAGGGCTCTGGAACCGGTCACCCAGTTTGCTGGTTTTGACTGGAAAATCAATGTGGCCCTCATCAGCTCCTTTGCTGCCAGAGAATCCAGCGTAGCCACCCTCGGCGTTCTTTTTCAACAGGGAGCGGATGAAAACATCGCCCTTGAAGAACGTATGAGCAGGGAAAGCGATGCCTTTGGAACAACTCCCCTGCATGCCCTTGCCCTTATGATCTTTTTTGCGCTCTATCCGCCCTGCCTTGCCGCAACCATTATGATCAAGGTGCAGACGGGGTCCTATAAATGGATGGTGTTTTCCATTATCTTCCCCACTTTATTCGGCCTGGCCATAGCCAGTGGGGTATTCACCATCGGCTCTGCCCTGAACCTCAGTGGCCTGCAAGCCATGGCCGGTTTCTATGTTGTGGCCCTTGGAACAGCCCTCCTTCTCTCTTTTGTCAGGGATCCAGCATGGAAGGCGGAACAGATGGCCTCATCCGGAATAAAAGGAGCCTAA
- a CDS encoding DUF4198 domain-containing protein, translating to MKKGFILAGLITLFSAASALAHFQMVYTPQSALETGGDLNLKLVFTHPFDADHTMDMGPVEEFYVIHQRGEEGQPRKTDLKEFLHEISWKSLDNEGKAYDAKIPSRVMRSMGDYVFVLVPSPYLEGEDEYIQQYTKMIMNVGGVPGNWHEPVGLPVEIVPLDKPYANWTGGVFRGVVMANGEPVPHAELEIEYLNHEPDMRRNAFKKRPGIKAPHPAFESMGIRANANGEFTIGLPKAGWWGIAAPDLVETEYNDIDMVKEAVLWIQVTDIK from the coding sequence ATGAAAAAAGGATTTATTCTTGCCGGCCTCATCACCCTTTTCTCAGCCGCCTCCGCACTTGCCCATTTCCAGATGGTCTACACTCCCCAGAGTGCTCTGGAAACCGGCGGAGACCTGAACCTGAAACTGGTGTTCACCCATCCTTTTGATGCAGACCACACCATGGACATGGGACCTGTTGAAGAATTCTATGTCATCCACCAGAGAGGCGAAGAAGGCCAACCCCGTAAAACCGACCTGAAAGAATTCCTTCACGAAATCAGCTGGAAAAGTCTGGATAATGAGGGAAAAGCCTATGATGCAAAAATTCCTTCCCGTGTCATGCGCTCCATGGGAGACTATGTCTTTGTGCTGGTACCCTCTCCCTATCTGGAGGGAGAAGATGAATATATTCAGCAGTATACGAAAATGATCATGAACGTCGGTGGCGTTCCGGGTAACTGGCATGAGCCTGTGGGTCTCCCCGTTGAAATTGTTCCCCTTGACAAGCCCTATGCAAACTGGACCGGCGGCGTTTTCCGTGGTGTGGTCATGGCCAATGGCGAACCAGTTCCCCATGCGGAACTGGAAATTGAGTATCTCAATCATGAGCCCGACATGAGAAGAAATGCTTTCAAAAAACGCCCCGGTATCAAAGCTCCCCATCCTGCCTTTGAATCCATGGGTATCCGGGCAAACGCCAACGGCGAATTCACCATCGGCCTTCCCAAGGCAGGCTGGTGGGGCATAGCCGCACCCGATCTTGTTGAAACCGAGTATAACGATATCGATATGGTCAAAGAAGCCGTTCTCTGGATTCAGGTGACAGACATCAAATAA
- a CDS encoding FeoA family protein: MLYRLRRKHRKNGNTCQCEPETAHTACPLDCQVLTQVGKGCRCRIRGHKSCGAVRQRLLDLGFVPNMEVEVVRCATLGDPLEMRVGDYYVTLRKREAALIEVQDL, from the coding sequence ATGCTTTATCGACTGCGCAGAAAACACCGAAAAAACGGCAACACCTGCCAATGTGAACCGGAAACGGCGCATACAGCCTGCCCCCTTGACTGCCAGGTATTAACTCAGGTCGGCAAAGGTTGCCGATGCCGCATCCGGGGACATAAATCCTGCGGGGCCGTTCGACAGCGACTTCTGGACCTTGGCTTTGTCCCCAACATGGAAGTGGAGGTTGTCCGCTGTGCCACCTTAGGCGACCCTCTCGAAATGCGGGTTGGTGATTACTATGTAACCCTGCGAAAACGGGAAGCTGCCCTTATCGAGGTGCAGGATTTATAG
- the purF gene encoding amidophosphoribosyltransferase has product MTSQRPREACGIFGVHQHPDAAQLCYFGLYALQHRGQESGGIAVSRDKTILCHKGMGLVPDIFQKQDIQTLGGGTGIGHVRYSTTGGSNILNAQPFVVQHKGRHYALAHNGNLVNAHILKRELEDEGSIFQTTMDSEIAIHLFIKNLKNATLEEALSRTALRLEGAYSFVASTSHGELIGMKDPNGFRPLCLGKLNGRYVLASETCALDLVQAEFIRELDPGEIVIIHEDGIRSFNPHPAPKRHFCIFEYIYFARPDSTIFEKNVYETRKAHGRALALEAPVKADLVMPFPDSGMYAAIGYAEASGIPFEMGMIRNHYVGRTFIQPTQEMRDFSVRVKLNPVKEVLRGKDIIIIEDSIIRGTTAKTRVKALRELGVNKVHMRISCPPHRFPCVYGIDFSSKGELIAASKTVEELRDYLGLDSLHYLSIEGLVKATGIEKKGDGFCMACFDGKYPVNFDASLTKGCLEG; this is encoded by the coding sequence ATGACCAGCCAGCGCCCCAGAGAAGCCTGCGGAATCTTCGGTGTCCATCAGCATCCCGATGCCGCCCAGCTCTGTTATTTCGGACTCTACGCCCTACAGCACAGGGGCCAGGAAAGCGGCGGTATTGCCGTCAGCCGTGACAAAACCATCCTCTGCCACAAGGGCATGGGGCTGGTTCCGGATATCTTTCAAAAACAGGATATCCAGACTCTGGGGGGCGGCACGGGCATCGGCCATGTGCGCTATTCCACCACAGGCGGCTCCAACATCCTTAATGCCCAGCCCTTTGTGGTACAGCACAAGGGCAGACACTACGCCCTTGCCCACAACGGTAACCTCGTCAATGCCCATATTCTCAAACGGGAACTGGAGGATGAAGGCTCCATCTTCCAGACCACCATGGATTCGGAAATCGCCATCCATCTTTTCATCAAGAACCTGAAAAACGCCACTTTGGAAGAAGCACTGTCCCGCACGGCTCTGCGCCTCGAAGGGGCCTATTCCTTTGTGGCCTCCACCAGCCACGGGGAGCTCATCGGCATGAAAGACCCCAACGGCTTCAGGCCCTTATGCCTCGGAAAACTCAACGGCCGCTATGTGCTGGCCTCGGAAACCTGCGCTCTGGATCTGGTGCAGGCGGAGTTCATCCGGGAGCTGGACCCCGGCGAGATTGTCATCATCCATGAAGACGGCATCCGCTCCTTTAATCCCCATCCGGCACCCAAAAGGCATTTCTGCATTTTCGAATACATTTATTTCGCCCGGCCGGATTCCACCATCTTTGAAAAAAATGTGTATGAAACCCGCAAGGCCCACGGCAGGGCTTTGGCACTTGAGGCACCGGTAAAGGCGGATCTTGTCATGCCCTTTCCCGACTCCGGCATGTATGCCGCCATCGGCTACGCCGAAGCCTCGGGCATTCCCTTTGAAATGGGTATGATCCGCAACCACTACGTGGGCCGTACCTTTATCCAGCCCACCCAGGAGATGCGGGATTTCAGCGTTCGGGTGAAGCTCAACCCCGTAAAGGAAGTGCTCCGGGGAAAGGACATCATTATTATTGAAGATTCCATCATTCGGGGCACCACGGCCAAAACCCGAGTAAAGGCACTGCGGGAGCTTGGTGTCAACAAGGTACACATGCGCATCAGTTGCCCGCCACACCGCTTTCCCTGCGTCTATGGCATTGATTTTTCCAGCAAGGGCGAGCTGATAGCAGCCAGCAAAACAGTGGAAGAGTTAAGGGATTATCTGGGGCTGGATTCCCTGCATTACCTTTCCATTGAGGGCCTTGTAAAGGCCACGGGGATTGAAAAGAAGGGGGATGGGTTTTGCATGGCCTGCTTTGACGGGAAATATCCTGTGAACTTTGATGCCAGCCTTACCAAGGGGTGTCTGGAGGGGTAG
- a CDS encoding radical SAM protein, with translation MKQKTVAFQPHATNLFFHILTACNLKCRHCYIRQDQHGSQTLSIETIEAWLALFSERKKTANVIFLGGEPTLHPDLSRAVKTAKAMGYASVTIDSNGYLFHNILEKVSPDDVDFFSFSLDGATAPTCDAIRGEGVFDICTQNARKAADKGFSTSLIYTVSDNNIHELEKMPELLKDLGISRFFIQVLGMRGNSVQDPGQKQVNRETWTSLVPQVAREVASLGIGVTWPRVFLEEKDHFECAGLVADNFFVFPNGRVYRCPLCEDYPIHAFEIQENRLMERPPLHEGNFFSLRIPEGCVMNRLVQPANLRYTAQGTPAYRIACCLLKEEILP, from the coding sequence ATGAAACAAAAAACCGTTGCTTTCCAGCCCCATGCCACCAATCTTTTTTTTCACATTCTTACGGCCTGCAACCTGAAGTGCAGGCACTGCTACATCCGTCAGGATCAGCACGGCAGCCAAACCCTTTCCATAGAAACCATTGAGGCCTGGCTGGCCCTTTTTTCCGAAAGAAAAAAAACGGCCAACGTGATCTTTCTCGGCGGAGAACCCACCCTTCACCCCGACCTCAGCCGCGCCGTCAAAACAGCCAAAGCCATGGGCTACGCATCTGTCACCATTGATTCCAACGGTTATCTTTTCCATAATATACTGGAAAAAGTAAGCCCAGATGACGTGGACTTCTTCAGCTTCAGCCTGGATGGTGCCACAGCCCCTACCTGCGACGCCATAAGGGGGGAAGGCGTTTTTGATATCTGCACACAAAACGCCCGCAAAGCTGCGGATAAAGGTTTCTCCACCAGCCTGATCTACACAGTAAGCGACAACAATATTCATGAACTGGAAAAGATGCCGGAGCTTCTCAAGGATCTGGGCATCTCCCGCTTTTTCATTCAGGTACTGGGAATGAGGGGCAACTCCGTTCAGGATCCGGGTCAAAAGCAGGTAAATCGTGAAACATGGACCTCCCTTGTACCGCAGGTGGCCAGAGAAGTTGCCTCTCTGGGGATTGGCGTCACCTGGCCCAGGGTCTTTCTGGAAGAAAAAGACCACTTTGAATGTGCAGGGCTCGTGGCAGATAACTTTTTCGTCTTTCCCAACGGACGGGTCTACCGGTGTCCCCTGTGCGAGGACTACCCCATCCATGCCTTTGAAATTCAGGAGAACAGACTCATGGAGCGCCCGCCTCTGCATGAGGGTAACTTTTTTTCTCTCCGCATTCCAGAGGGATGCGTCATGAATCGTCTGGTTCAGCCTGCCAATCTTCGGTACACAGCACAAGGCACGCCTGCCTACCGCATCGCCTGCTGTCTCTTAAAAGAAGAAATTCTTCCCTGA
- a CDS encoding cyclic nucleotide-binding domain-containing protein: MIESRYLKDNIENIQKLMQIPALRHFEVRSLSRLLRLSKIREYEDGEFIIKDGDQDSWLYFLLAGSVRIQKDGHEISRIHTMGEIFGEMRLIDKRARSADVIAMGPAVCLAVDTSADNRMAGEEGSDAQMDFLLLLYKIFAEYLSARLRLANEELVSAKKESESLKKSLDKKK; the protein is encoded by the coding sequence ATGATCGAAAGCCGGTACCTTAAAGACAACATCGAAAATATACAAAAACTCATGCAGATTCCAGCCCTGCGTCATTTTGAGGTCCGCAGCCTTTCCCGGCTTCTGCGATTGAGTAAAATCAGGGAATATGAAGATGGAGAATTCATCATAAAAGATGGAGACCAGGATTCCTGGCTTTATTTTCTTCTTGCAGGCAGTGTCCGAATCCAGAAAGACGGACATGAAATCTCCCGCATCCATACAATGGGAGAAATTTTTGGGGAAATGCGCCTCATTGACAAAAGAGCCCGCAGTGCGGATGTGATTGCCATGGGGCCTGCTGTCTGCCTTGCCGTGGATACCAGCGCAGACAACCGCATGGCCGGAGAAGAGGGCAGCGATGCCCAGATGGACTTCCTCCTTCTCCTTTATAAAATTTTTGCCGAATACCTCTCCGCGCGCCTCCGACTGGCCAATGAAGAACTGGTATCAGCAAAAAAAGAATCCGAAAGTCTGAAAAAAAGCCTGGACAAAAAAAAATGA
- a CDS encoding FeoB-associated Cys-rich membrane protein → MFWEYLILIAIVAWAIFYLWHIFFRKKGCSCDSCPSACDTSCTAQKLGIHYPESDPANKKGEDSQSEVKPKK, encoded by the coding sequence ATGTTCTGGGAATATCTGATACTCATCGCCATTGTAGCATGGGCCATATTTTATCTGTGGCATATTTTCTTCCGGAAAAAAGGATGTTCCTGTGACTCCTGTCCGTCCGCATGCGATACTTCCTGCACCGCACAAAAACTGGGAATTCACTACCCTGAGTCTGATCCGGCAAACAAAAAGGGAGAAGATTCACAATCTGAAGTAAAGCCTAAAAAATAG
- a CDS encoding Fic family protein, whose amino-acid sequence MSRTKGFPFFQNTCPCRDIRTSGGSPLEAIRHYPFEAIHPFYDGNGRTGHILNVLYLIGRAC is encoded by the coding sequence CTGTCCAGAACCAAGGGCTTCCCATTTTTTCAAAATACATGCCCATGCAGGGATATCCGGACCTCGGGCGGCAGCCCTCTTGAGGCCATCCGTCACTACCCGTTCGAGGCCATTCATCCTTTTTACGATGGCAATGGCCGCACCGGGCATATCCTCAATGTTCTTTATCTGATCGGCAGGGCCTGCTGA
- a CDS encoding AbrB/MazE/SpoVT family DNA-binding domain-containing protein: MRVTTKGQVTIPIHIREKLGITPDTKIDFGEEGSRIFLAKRNGTDRATNRFKKLRGVATVKMTTDERMALTRDDL; encoded by the coding sequence ATGAGAGTGACAACCAAAGGACAGGTTACGATACCCATTCATATACGGGAAAAATTAGGGATAACTCCAGATACAAAGATTGATTTTGGAGAAGAGGGAAGCCGGATCTTTTTGGCAAAACGAAATGGAACAGACCGTGCAACCAACAGGTTTAAAAAACTTCGTGGTGTGGCAACTGTCAAAATGACCACAGATGAAAGAATGGCACTCACAAGAGATGATTTATGA